In Lactuca sativa cultivar Salinas chromosome 5, Lsat_Salinas_v11, whole genome shotgun sequence, the DNA window ttataggggcgaggcttctgatccgACGGTTAGAAAGAAGCCACGCGTCACAGATCTGAAGCTCGCAGGGGGATGGCTCGCAAGTGGGTTACGTGTGCGAAGGCTTGCTGTCCTCTCctgattggaccgaagtctaCTGGTCCGAAGTCGGCTTGATGGTGGGGTCTGCAGGCGAGGGTGCGCAGGTGGCAGCACGTGCGAAGGCCTCGGTGGCAgttgctgattggaccgcggagaAGTGACCcatatgcgaggctcggacacgagGAATGGAACACGCATCGGATCCTCACtggaccacttcggataaggCCACGTGCTTGGATGACTCAGCAAGACACGTggcacatgcgaggcgagggtgacgtggcaactcgtgactatgcgaattttctcgattttcgcgccaaaacttctaaaatccataacttttgcatacgagctccgtttttgacgttctttatatgcacgcgtagataaaattacactctacaacttccgtttagactttgtcggctaattttgatttaatttttatattattattaacagactgggacaggaaatccgttaaaaattcataacttcttcatccgacatccgttttcgtcagaatttttatcgttgtgctactaataacgagaccttcgattctcgtttaggttgtgtcggctaaaaatcgcttgatctaaaattcgagtttttagctgtttactgctaagctgaaacttcgaaaaatcataacttcctcatacgaagtcagatttgggcgttctttttatatcaacacctgtgatataattaaactgagtgggccaggttaggaaacctggtgagtacatagggttttcaacccacaataatataattattatgtttaatcatcaaacagttaacccaattacccatccccattatcttctctactcttaagggtctaccctaagaatcaactactcctcgttcattcatttccgaagtcccttgcttccaTGGTTATAGGAATggaactaaatccatagctgccactgctcgttcgtaaagcactaatttcgTAGCTACTACactttattcatcgggtactaaatcaatagctaccagtgtttatctaataggtactaagtccatacctaccaattcctaacaggtaataagtccatagctaccagtgtttatctagtaggtactatgtccatagctaccaattcctaagaggtactaagtccatagctaccagtgtttgtccaataggcactaagtccatagttccCGATgttgtttattaggcactaagtctatagttgccaatgtttactcacatcatcttttatctctcatcattcatctacccatgtcatacccaacatattcgtatatataaaaaaacgtatacagtttaaatcatttaaaacatgtataaaaacgttcatccagcatagacaacaagtattcagataatatgcacacatagcacgtagtttatataaaatacttcatatctatgtgtaagatgaaagggaccatgcactcacctgatacggTGGTGACTCGGTCCTCGGACAGTACTCCgtaactcttaaaacaattttcctcgataaaacctagtatcattaccactagggtttagtttaatattcaccgagactaatttaatagtctagctattattattattatgtaagcgttaaacaacactctatataactcataataatagcccaaataattattttaaggacctaataacattactataattatttgaaagctatattaaaaatagcgtaggcgtagctcacttacagcgggttttattgaaaaccgggcttcgcttgaAGCAGCGTTTCAGAaatcgaaagaccctttttctcgggactccgggagcctcggggcttcctttgggtgctagggggtttacctagggtttAGGAGAGGTTAGGagccttagagagagaaactagtgagagaaagaagtgagAATGGAGTGATTTCCTTGGCAGCCTTCGCAGCCCTTTTATAGGCGCGAGCCTTCGGACTACGCTGCACGTTCGGAagggctacgctgggcgtagtttcGGATAGGATGCGAGGTGTCGGTCTCCGGGTGGTGCGACGTAGAGCTTGCTGGCCGAGGAGTGCGAGGCGTACGTGGCACGTTCCGAGCTTCGTACATGGGGATTAATGCGAGGACAGGTGCCACCCATCCGAAGAgaggcgtgatcagcaagcgacggtctagatcatgccacgtcatcaatcgAGCAACAAGTTTCGCAAATTCGagtctaaactttaaaaattcgtatctttcgcatacgagctccgttttcgacgttctttatatccacacgaaggagagaacgtactctacaactttcgtttagactccgtcggccaattttgactttattttaaaagttatattatttaacaggccgggacaggatttgtccgttaaaaatccataactccttcatccgacgtccgttttcttcTGTATTTTTATCCttatgctactattaacgagatcttcgattctcgtttaggttgttttggctacaaaccactcgatctaatattcgaatttcgggctgtacactactaagccgaaaagttcgaaaaatcataacttcttcatacgaagtcagatttgggcgttctttttatggacgctctcggtttaacgtattctacgactttagtttagatcgctaaggctaaatctcgctctatcgtaaattcactatttatgcttcttgatatcgtgccggttccgtcgcgaaacttcgacgggccataacttcttcgttataactcggatttcggcgttctttatatgtacggaaaccttgtgacatatactacaacttggttaagattatttattctaaataatcttttgttgaaaagtcgttttcgacccctattatctctaaattgactatcccagatctacgggcgttacaaacagATTCTTGTACAATACTTCATAGTTCTCAGGACTTTGAGCTTCTTTCTTCTCCTTGAAGCCCCAGGAAAAATGGTCAGGGCTTCCACAGTTAAAGCAATTACCTGATTACTTTTCAGAAGTGGATCTCCTTGCTGAACTACTTCCTTAAACTGAGCTCTTCGACCCCCATTTGATATGCTTTCTTCATAACGCTTGACAATAAATGCAACACTGACAACTAGTTCATTAGTGATATCTTCACCACTCTTGTCACCCTGATCTGAGGCATCTGAATCGTTGATGAGCTTCATTGCTTCTTTTCAAGAAACCAAGGCTACAAAATTTTCCTTGCTTGAGTCCTTCATGATGTCTTTATGAAGAGCTTTTGTCTCTTCGAAATTTCACGGAttaccaaacaaggagtttagaTCCATGACATTGATCTTTTTTACTATTCTTAAGGACATTAACGTGATGTTCCCAACTTTTCCCAAGAGTGTCGAGGAACTTTAGAACCAGCTAAGAAGAATGCTTGATAATTCCCATCCTGCGCATATCATTAACCAAGCAGTTAAAACTACTAAAGGTTTGGATTAGAGACTCACCTTGTTGAGAAAAAAAGTTCCCGTATCTCCGATTAAGATTGTTGATAGTTGTGGCCTGAACTTCCACAATGCCTTCATAAGCCACTGTCAGCGTATCTGTCATCTCTTGAGCTGACTCACAGTTTTGCACAAGATGATATATGTAATAGGGAAGAGAGTTTCCTATGACTGCTCTAGCTTTCACATCAAGACTAAGTAGTTTCTTATCATCGTCGTCATAGCTAGTCTCTGGTTTTTGCTTCAAAGGACCAACGGGAGCATTGTTGACCATGGGTTGATACATAGGAACGTGATGACCTTTTTCAACAATATTGCTCATCTCATAGTCCATGGTTTCAAGAACAACCATGGACTTAGTTATCCACATGGCGAAGTTGTGCTCATCGAATGGAGGGATCTTATTGAGACCAAAGGATATAAAATTATTGGAAGTCGACATGATCACTTGAGTGTATCAaaaaacccgctctgataccaattgaaggtttgaGTCGAttagatacacttcaagtataacaAACAAGAACCAAATTACTAAGCAAACAAGGAACATAAAAGTAAATAACACAAAGGTTTCACTAAATTGTATTTCACCAAGAAATGAGTTGTTTTCAACAAGAAAATGGGGTTGTCACAAAGACGATCACTAAGACGATTAACGACACCAAGCCGTTTCACATTAGGTTTTAGccctaatgttgaatatatactaatgtatacaagtatatcccttgattgaatggattgtatctaatctatactaagaaccgatcTTCATAACAAAGATAACGAATCTACTATCTATTCTATACTTATCTGTATCATTATCTAATATACAAAAGTTACATAGAATAAATATCTACACGCTGACGCTGATAGACTTGAGATGTTGACGCTGATGCTGAAGTAGACAGTTGCACTGATAGATAACGTATAacgtgtttgactcatcagatcataaggtatGACCTTACATTACAACATTGGTTACAAGAGTTAAGTCAAGTTACATGCCTCATCTTTCAAGTCTTAAAGGTCGATTCTATTCTTTAAAATTCTTAAGCTTCAATCTAATCTTTCAAATAGAAATATTTGCTTAATTAtagttatttaatttattttgaatACTAACTTATTTAATGAAATTTACGGATGTTACAACTAAAATTCCTAAGACCCTTTGGGTATACAGTGTAACTCACACTACGATATATGATGTGACACCACGGTGTGCGGTAAACACCGCACCCACCCCCACAAAAAAATGCGGTATACCTTTCGCACGTTATCATTTCACCACAGGGCAAAAATAAACCTACCCTTCAAAGATAGTACTTTGTGCATAAAAATGTGTATTGTGGTGAGTGTGATAAAGTGTGGTATGACACCCATCATTTTTATGGGATGAGGAGAAAACAACATGTTAGACTAAATGTGTGGTAAGGTGAGTAACCACACCCACCAGCCTAAAAAAATAGTAATTTCCGGTACATCCTCCTTTTATTgcattattattagttttatttatattttatattttttatgctcTAATTCTTACATTTCCACACCAAATTCTTACATTTCCACAGCATCATAACTATGGATACTACTTAAATTGCACACACATTTACAACATATCTAGTGTATGTTTGTTGACCTCGGGTTATAATTTCTCAGATGATTATTCGTCGGATATCCTGCGTAATTTTAGGGTCGATATGCGTAATTGGATAGTTAAcgaacaagaaaaaaaatataacaaaCTTAAAAGCATATAtgttttttttggttatttttgtgATTAGtcgtaaaatttaataaataaatagtagTAAATCAAATTTCTTTTACTAATTTTGTTAAGATCGCATAAACTATAGTTGCAAGATATATATTGGGAAGTTGCAAAAGTCACCCTTTGCTTTTGTTGTTTCCAGTTTATGTCTCTAGCAAAGCAAAGCGACTGATACGGAACCAAAAGCAGCGTGGATCCTCATCCTTCCGTCCTCGTTGGCAAGCCATAGCctttttctctcttcttcttGGCTCAATCTTGACTCCGTAGTCCGTTTCCTTCTACTTCATCGCCGTCGTATACCGCCGGAGATATCAATTAAATCACATAGACGCCCACAGCCACACAGCAACGTCGGATCGTTGTTCTCATTCATCGCTCCCTGAAAATTCACGCAGATGGCGATGACAGTTGAAGGTGAGCCACTTCTAATTTTCAGTTGCAGTTACCTTCTTCATCCAATTGTATTGTTCGTTTTTTGTTAATTTAAACCTAGAAGTTGATGATGATGTTATTTAGAAGCCGTGTGGGTAACAGTCGCAATCGAATTTTGGGGCTAATATCCAAGTTCAAATTGATAGCAGTTTTAACTTCTATTTTTGATCAAATACGGATCAACACATCAAAGATCGTCAAGAAGTACAACAAAACAAATAGATATATGTAGGCGTATGATTTGTTATTAAATCCAAAAGTCAATTTTCACCTCTGGAATGGAAGGCATACAAGCTTGTTATGCATTACTCATAATACTATTAGGAGGTTGCTTAGGGTTAACTGAGTACAGATTCTAAGAAGTTAGAGAACATTAAAACAACTCTATGCAAGCTTTACTGGAACTTCGTTTCTATCTGGGTATGAGAGAAGCCAAATAAAGGGCACATAAGACATTAGACATGGATTGGTTTGTACTTTGTAGTTGCATTCAATATCTGGGAGTGGTGAAACACTTTCAGGTTTTCAATTCCCAAAGTATTTACATAGCTGTTTCATTTATGTTTCTTTTTCTCTCAACTTGTTCATAGAGAAAGAATAGTTCCAATCTCGGAAAATAATTAGTTTCCTGATAGGTGTTTGTAGCCTTATTCTCACATACTTCTAGATAAAGTTGGTTTGCTTTATCCTTTTTTATAGAAATTAATTTCTTCATTCCAGTCATCTTTTACTCTGCCTGATTTTGACTTTTCTCCCTTTTTTTGCATGTGTGCTATTGCTCTCGTGGATCATTACCTAACTCTACAGTGTAAGCTCTTAATCTTTAAGacacaagtatatatatatatatatatatatatatatatatatatatatatatatatatatatatatatacacacacacacacacacacacacacacacaacaaatcaatgaaagtacattgctatttcttgcatttaatgtTTGACAGAGATCTCTAACACCACATTTCTTTTAAGGCTTGCTGGACTTGCCCTTATGTTTTCATCTAGTTTCCTTCTACAAGTTCTGGTAGGGTTAAttgtataaaataaaatattggtgtaataaaacatctagtttaaaatataatttatttggttTCAGGCTTGTGCAATATACAGCAACTGGTGGCCAATGTTATCAGGTATTTAACATTTTTACATATTAGTTTTTTGCATTTTAGAAAAATTAATTTGTTGAACTAAATTATCATTTTGCAGCACTTATGTATGTATTGGTCCCTATGCCATGCATGTTCTTTGGTGGCGGGTCCACTGAATATTTACTCACACGGGATGGCGGCGGGTAACTATTTCTCTTCTCAAATATTGCtaaaaatagcaacctactttcattcgtttttttattattattttagaatcatacttttttttttaataaagaaaTAGATGAAATATATATATGTTCCTATTTGTTTTAAGTTGATAAGTTGTGAGATGACATGTATGACAGGTGGATAGATGCTGCAAAATTCCTAACAGGGGCATCAACAGTGGGGAGTTTAGCGATCCCGATAATTCTAAGGCATGCACATCTGATAAGCACTGGAGCAATGTTGATTGAATTCATGTCTTTTTTTATATTTGTGTGTACTGTTATGTGCTTTCATCGGGCAAGTCTTGAAGATGAATGGTGATACACGAAAGTCGACAACTATCAACGTCAACAAATTAAAAATATGTAAATCTAGAAAAAGGTGTGACttaattttgttttgacttacaTTTGTgttgaaaattgaaatgactagtCTTTTCTTTtggttggagcttggagaagtaaaaTGCTGTAAAAACAAAAGAgaaaactacaaaaatggtccatgtggtttgttGCTTGCTTGGGATGATGTTCTAAAAAGTTTTCAACTTCCAAATGTAGTTTGATAGTTGCCAATGCCTTCATTTTGGTATTTTCAGTTaattactattattatttatctgtatattattattattattattattattattattattattattattattattattattattattattattattattattattattactggTTATTAGTTATTGCAAAGTGCACAAAAACCCCTCAAATTTCTTCCTCACAAACCTAAATAAAGAAACTCGTGAAAGGATGGAGGTTTGTAGGATACGTTTGGTCTATTAATATTTAGGGTatgtttgatagttgttgattgGGTTAGATTTGGACGACTTAGAAACTCTAGATTTTGAGTTTACCTTTGAATTAAACTTGGTTTTTATCTTTTGAGTTTGTCTCGGAATtatatttgattttttgattATGCATTTGACTGATTGTACTAATTGGTGAAAGTCATCATATTACCGTTATGGTCTATCTTGTGTAGAGATAAAATACATCTACTGACTATTAGATATAATAAATATGATGGTAAATATAAAACAAATATTACAAATTCGTAAAAGAATCAATAAACGGGTAATACAGTCATTTGAATATGAACCAGAATGGATATAATTGCAAAAACCAACTAATTGAACCAGTTTTTTCTAATTTACTTGTTTGTTTATAATGCCAAAATTTTAAGATTGTTATTTTCACATCTTTACATGGTGTTTTGTTAAATCAATGATTTACATAAATACATCATATAAATGATATGATCACTAAAGTGGAACAAAAGTATGAGAACATCTACAACATTTGAACAAGTTCCTGATAATATGTATTTTCCCTTGAATACATATTCATTAACGAGAGCATACATAGGCTGAATACATACATTGGGCTAACaatactagtatatatatatatatatatatatatatatatatatatatatatatatatatatatatatatatatatactgaatACATACATTGGGCTAACaatactagtatatatatatatatatatatatatatatatatatatatatatatatatatatatatatatatatatatatatatatatatatatatatatatatatatatatatatcaatgttgtaaaaatcgttcAGCGATAGCTCGGCAGTCGACTGAGGTCAAGCGATTAATCGGTTTGGCGGGGATTAATCagaggattaatcggggaccataaattactaataaaagtattttaaaaCTTAATATATCCTAATAAAAAatagtatttgaaaatttaattttttaaattttgaaattttgaaatatttggtataatatttgaaaatttgaatatttaaaaatttaaaattttgaagtttttaaaattttggtgtaatatttcaaattttcaaattttcaattttttaaaatcttcCCGCCGAGGACCGCCTAGCCTGAGTTTGACCGATATTGACCAATTTCCGTCAAACACCCCTAATCGTAATCAGTTGTAGACCACCTAGCGCCTAGGCCGATAtttacaacactgatatatatatatatatatatatatatatatatatatatatatatatatatatatatatatatatatatatatatatatatatatatatatatatatatatatataaggagaggttcaaataagaaccaaaaaagattaagaactctaagaacctCCATTTTATAGTTATTAAACATATGAATGCttattaaacatttaaaaatcatttttttcttgTCTTTTTTgataagaaaatgacaaattcataattttacactttaatattttcatttgcattgtaacacaaaatatatatattacataatttCATATAGTCCATTTACAGtctaatacacaaaattcacaacttaatacaattaattttacaataattcaaaatttcaaagaaGTCAAACACAAATTTTACTATCACCAACCACTACAACACACTGTCACCAAACACGTGTGTCACCGTTGTAACCATCATTTTCTTCCAAATTCGATCTGTATACAAAATCATGATTAACAACTTAAATAgtatattcacagtttaataaacttATTAATTCACTAATTTAGAGTTTAAtgcaaaacaattataaaaactattacattcttacatatttaaacaagaaaattaatacaaccattcatacataaataatttatattttaacgaaaaaaataaataaaaagttcacaacttaatacagtcaattcacagtttaatacacaaaattcatagattaatacaataaatttatagtttaatatacagaaatattatattttaacttGTATACCTTTAAATATGAAGGCTAGTGTTTCTTTTAAAGTTTAATTTATACAATATTAATAGTTTATACTTTatacaatttatttaaatttagagaaaatcatatatatatatatatatatatatatatatatatatatatatatatatatgtgtgtgtgtgtgtgtgtatatatatatatatatatatatatatatatatatatatatatatatgtataatgattcttttttttaaacacaaatttttttaaaaaaaatcatagcttaatatagttaattcacagtttaatactgtgaattcacaatttaatatacaaaattcaccatttaatataataaatttacagtttaatatagaaaattcataacttaatacagttaattaataacttaatacagtcaattgTCTCTTAAAAAAACTTAATACAATCagtttaatacaatcaattcacagcttaatacataaaactagtagtttaatacaataaattcacaGTGTAatacagtttaatacacaaaacttaTATATTTACAACAATATTCTCagcttaaaacttatatttatacaTTCATATCTGGATGCATTTGTGtatattaaaatgtgaatttattatattaagttcTGAATAAAATTCACAGATTAATACACTAATTTCACAACTCATTTACACATAAAATTTAgatttggataaaaaaaaatcagaatttaCAGTTTGATGAAACATTTCAGACACTAATTCATAGCTTAATTCCATATTTCAAACACTAAAATGCACAActtattgcaaaaaaaaaaaaaaaaaaacaaaacaaaacaaaaaaaaaacaaaaaaaacaacaaaaacaaaattcaTAACATAATACACGCTTCAGACACTAATTCAAagcttaaaacaaaattttaaacacTTATTCAGAACTTAAAAACTTACAGATCTCGttgaggcatttcatcaaacaccttgtgTGCACATTATTTCCAGATCTGATGTGATTTACAGATCTAAGATTGTCATATTCCTTAGAGTCTTCGGATATTCAGGATCTGATCTTATTACCGTATAGATCATTATCGAAGCAGATCTGAAGCAACATGAAGACAGTGTTTGGAGGAGAAAACGAAGGATGTGGTGGAGATAAGcagaaggaggaggaggtgtcGGTGGTGGAACATATCTGATATGTGGAGATGCTAGTGGTGGTGTTTATGGCGGAGCAGAAGCGAGAGGAGTGAAAAGAGGTTGCGGTCATTGGAAAATCACAGATATAGAAGATCTGGTGCAACGACGTTCAGAAATTGCAGATTTGAAAGATATAGTGTCGTGATAGTCAGAAAAACATTGATCTGGAGGTTGTCGGATAATTATAGATATAGAGGATACAGAAAAATTA includes these proteins:
- the LOC111921005 gene encoding vacuolar protein sorting-associated protein 55 homolog, giving the protein MFSSSFLLQVLACAIYSNWWPMLSALMYVLVPMPCMFFGGGSTEYLLTRDGGGWIDAAKFLTGASTVGSLAIPIILRHAHLISTGAMLIEFMSFFIFVCTVMCFHRASLEDEW